Proteins from one Prevotella sp. E2-28 genomic window:
- a CDS encoding TIM-barrel domain-containing protein codes for MAALVGRAAIVERIGNTVTIRPNSGQAKVVRLEVVNDRIIRVRATSKDVLPEKPQSLIIVPQQVPAKNTYTITESPESIEVIAKDVRAVVSKGTGEVSFYDGEGKTRLLKESGDGKQFWDFTVPERELGVKGGVQPMEAQKHGLTWQMKFDSPADEAFYGLGQHQSEEFNMKGRNEDLFQYNTKVSIPFVVSNKNYGLLWDAYSYCRFGNPHDYLQLNRVFKLYDKQGREGHLTGTYTDHFGKSLVRDEDSIYYEYGTPAKSEIALKTDNGGIKNLPQGFSLAGAHVVYEGFIEPKAESLYQFILYYAGYIKVFIGGKEVVPERWRTAWNPNAYKFSVDMPKGVKQQLRIEWQPDGSESYCGLRVAEPRSQQEREALSVWCEMAQDMDYYFVAGRNLDEVISGYRTLTGKASLYPKWALGFWQSRERYKTQDELVSTLAEFRKRQIPIDNIVQDWNYWSEDQWGSHEFEASRYPNPKQMLDSVHAMHGRFMISVWPKFYVNTANYKELNANGWMYNQSPTDDIHDWVGPGYKNGFYDAYDPEARKVFWRQMDEKLYTGLSGKPGKSGTSSLIDAWWMDASEPNVRDCTPMWYRKALCGPTALGTSTEYFNAYSLVNADAIYNGQRSVFKSSSNVPRVFLLTRSGFAGLQRYSTATWSGDIGTRWEDMRAQMTAGLNYSLSGLPFWGMDQGGFCVENRYVTAQQLFDRTGQENEDLKEWRELQARWNQFGTFIPLFRSHGQWPLREIWNIAPDNHPAYKSFVYYDQLRYQLMPYLYSLAGWAHFRDYTLMRALVMDFAADAQVLEIKDQWMLGPSLMACPVGYYKVRNRSVYFPAQCGWYNLYTGEKVIEAEQTPTSSRRLVMDAPYEQIPVFVPEGAIIPFGPKMQWSDEKPAELINLYVYAGRDGSFQLYEDEGTNYNYEQGRYATIDIRYDDACKTLTFSQRKGTFNGMLRQRRFNVVYITPDAPALLNLDNPVGRMVTYKGREVTLNL; via the coding sequence ATGGCAGCTCTAGTGGGTAGGGCTGCCATTGTGGAAAGAATAGGGAATACAGTCACCATTCGCCCTAACAGCGGACAGGCTAAGGTCGTTCGCCTTGAGGTCGTTAATGACCGTATTATCCGTGTGCGTGCTACTTCCAAGGATGTGTTGCCTGAGAAACCTCAGAGCCTCATAATTGTGCCTCAGCAGGTACCTGCCAAGAATACCTATACCATTACGGAAAGCCCTGAATCCATTGAGGTTATTGCCAAGGATGTCCGTGCTGTGGTCAGCAAGGGCACGGGCGAGGTGAGTTTTTATGATGGTGAGGGAAAGACGCGCCTGTTGAAAGAGAGTGGTGATGGTAAGCAGTTCTGGGACTTCACCGTGCCAGAGCGCGAACTGGGTGTCAAAGGCGGTGTGCAGCCAATGGAGGCTCAGAAGCACGGTCTCACGTGGCAAATGAAGTTCGATTCACCTGCCGATGAGGCTTTCTATGGCTTGGGGCAGCATCAGTCTGAGGAATTCAATATGAAAGGCCGTAATGAGGACCTCTTTCAGTATAACACGAAGGTCTCCATACCTTTTGTTGTCTCTAACAAAAACTATGGTCTGCTATGGGATGCCTATAGCTATTGCCGCTTTGGTAATCCGCATGATTACTTGCAGCTGAATCGTGTCTTCAAACTCTACGATAAGCAGGGTAGGGAAGGCCATCTCACCGGCACTTATACCGACCATTTTGGTAAGTCATTGGTGCGTGATGAGGACTCCATCTATTATGAGTATGGTACGCCTGCAAAGTCTGAGATAGCCCTGAAAACCGATAATGGCGGTATCAAGAACCTGCCTCAGGGTTTTTCGTTGGCTGGTGCCCATGTGGTGTACGAAGGCTTTATTGAACCCAAGGCCGAGTCGCTTTATCAGTTCATTCTTTATTATGCAGGTTATATCAAGGTGTTTATAGGCGGCAAAGAGGTGGTGCCCGAGCGTTGGCGTACGGCATGGAATCCTAATGCCTATAAATTCAGTGTGGATATGCCTAAGGGCGTGAAACAGCAGTTGCGCATCGAGTGGCAACCCGATGGTAGTGAGTCATATTGTGGTCTGCGTGTAGCCGAACCGCGTAGCCAACAGGAGCGTGAGGCGCTGTCTGTGTGGTGCGAGATGGCTCAGGACATGGATTATTACTTTGTGGCAGGCCGTAATCTCGATGAGGTTATCTCTGGCTATCGCACCTTGACGGGCAAAGCCTCACTCTATCCTAAGTGGGCATTGGGCTTCTGGCAGAGTCGCGAGCGCTACAAGACGCAGGACGAACTCGTTTCCACGCTGGCTGAGTTCCGCAAGCGTCAGATACCTATTGATAATATTGTACAGGACTGGAATTACTGGTCAGAGGATCAGTGGGGCAGTCATGAGTTCGAGGCTTCTCGCTATCCCAATCCGAAGCAGATGCTCGACAGTGTTCATGCGATGCATGGCCGCTTCATGATTTCCGTATGGCCTAAGTTCTACGTCAACACCGCCAACTACAAAGAACTCAATGCTAATGGCTGGATGTACAATCAGTCGCCAACGGATGATATCCACGATTGGGTGGGTCCTGGTTATAAGAATGGTTTTTATGATGCCTATGACCCTGAGGCCCGTAAAGTCTTCTGGCGACAGATGGACGAGAAACTTTATACGGGTCTTTCCGGAAAACCTGGAAAATCAGGAACATCCTCTCTCATCGATGCCTGGTGGATGGATGCCTCTGAGCCTAATGTGCGCGACTGCACTCCGATGTGGTATCGCAAGGCCCTCTGTGGACCTACTGCCCTTGGCACCTCTACAGAATATTTCAATGCATATTCGCTGGTTAATGCCGATGCTATCTATAACGGACAGCGCAGCGTCTTTAAGTCTTCTTCCAACGTTCCCCGTGTATTTCTCTTGACCCGCAGTGGTTTTGCTGGCTTGCAGCGTTATTCTACGGCTACGTGGAGTGGCGATATCGGCACCCGTTGGGAGGATATGCGTGCGCAGATGACGGCAGGTCTCAACTACTCTCTCTCGGGACTGCCTTTCTGGGGTATGGATCAGGGCGGCTTCTGCGTGGAAAATCGTTATGTCACCGCCCAGCAGCTCTTCGACCGTACTGGTCAGGAGAATGAAGACCTCAAGGAGTGGCGCGAGTTGCAGGCACGTTGGAATCAGTTTGGAACCTTCATCCCCCTGTTCCGCAGTCATGGTCAGTGGCCTTTGCGTGAAATCTGGAATATTGCCCCAGATAACCATCCTGCTTACAAGTCGTTTGTGTATTACGACCAGTTGCGTTATCAGCTCATGCCTTACCTCTACTCCCTGGCAGGCTGGGCACATTTCCGAGACTATACCCTGATGCGTGCCTTGGTGATGGACTTCGCTGCCGATGCGCAAGTGCTCGAAATCAAAGATCAGTGGATGCTCGGTCCCTCGCTCATGGCCTGTCCTGTAGGCTATTACAAAGTTCGCAACCGCTCCGTCTATTTCCCTGCCCAGTGTGGTTGGTATAACCTTTATACAGGTGAAAAAGTCATCGAGGCAGAACAGACTCCCACCTCCAGTCGCAGACTCGTGATGGATGCTCCTTACGAGCAGATACCCGTTTTCGTACCCGAGGGCGCCATTATCCCCTTCGGTCCTAAGATGCAGTGGAGTGATGAGAAACCTGCCGAGCTCATCAATCTTTA
- a CDS encoding sialate O-acetylesterase codes for MRKTAIILFALLMGAVVGNAKVRLPQVFQSGMVLQRGTSVPVWGQADAGETVVVKLNKKTVTTVADASGKWRVDLPAMKAGGPYVLEVRGERLEVRGEKPDAILLTDVWLGDVWLCTGQSNMETTLERVSPQYPDELNDSNAMVRLFHVQYQTNPHQPSADLRPTSWKKLNRENAWRFSSIGYFLGKQLQREKGVAQGIIESAWGGTPIEAWIAADTLKKHFHMYYKQMQLYQNDEYVAAQQRAAGQAEQQWQKILNANDPGLGKYTELNYDDSGWKEVNQYNLSSKREWIGSLWLRQHIHIDAQHAGKKAQLLLGTLYDCDYTYINGKLVGNTGYQYPPRRYQVPEGLLREGDNVITVRFINKSGMPHFIKEKPYKFVFGKGDEQPIGEKWLLCEGAEMPRAIGMGVSLQNQPSTLFNGMIHPLAPFAVAGVVWYQGESNTGMHQAVEYAPMLRLLMANWRQAFERPQMPFVIVQLANYMAFVERPQDTGWSRVREAQRIVAAEDPYSELALTIDLGETVDIHPLRKKEVAERIALNFERLVYGKKVQLAPQVLSSEIKDGKVILTLDQALMPGSLKFFELADEKGTFRNVEATASGNQIIITSPIEKPTAVRYAWKDNPLGVNVYGVQNHLPLSPFECKQP; via the coding sequence ATGAGAAAAACAGCTATTATCCTTTTTGCACTCTTGATGGGTGCTGTCGTGGGCAATGCCAAGGTGCGTTTGCCTCAGGTTTTTCAGTCGGGCATGGTGCTCCAACGTGGTACATCCGTACCTGTATGGGGGCAAGCCGATGCGGGTGAGACCGTTGTCGTAAAACTAAACAAGAAGACCGTAACAACAGTGGCCGATGCTAGTGGAAAATGGCGCGTGGACCTGCCTGCAATGAAAGCAGGAGGACCGTATGTTCTGGAGGTTAGAGGTGAGAGGCTAGAGGTTAGAGGTGAGAAGCCCGATGCTATATTGCTTACTGATGTGTGGTTGGGCGATGTGTGGCTGTGTACAGGTCAGTCGAATATGGAGACTACCTTGGAACGTGTGTCACCTCAATATCCTGACGAACTCAATGACAGTAACGCGATGGTGCGCCTGTTTCATGTGCAGTATCAGACGAATCCCCATCAGCCCAGTGCCGACCTCCGTCCTACATCTTGGAAGAAGTTGAATCGCGAGAATGCCTGGCGTTTCTCGTCCATTGGCTATTTCCTTGGCAAGCAGTTGCAGCGTGAGAAGGGGGTAGCTCAGGGTATTATTGAGAGTGCTTGGGGTGGTACGCCTATCGAGGCTTGGATTGCTGCCGATACTTTAAAGAAGCATTTCCACATGTATTACAAGCAGATGCAGCTTTATCAGAATGATGAATATGTAGCTGCCCAACAGCGTGCAGCAGGTCAGGCTGAGCAGCAATGGCAGAAGATTCTGAATGCTAACGACCCAGGACTAGGGAAATATACAGAACTGAATTACGATGATTCTGGTTGGAAGGAGGTTAATCAATATAATCTTTCGTCAAAGCGTGAGTGGATAGGTTCACTATGGTTGCGCCAGCATATCCATATTGACGCACAGCACGCAGGTAAGAAGGCACAATTATTGTTAGGCACCCTCTATGATTGTGACTATACTTACATTAACGGAAAACTGGTGGGCAATACGGGCTATCAGTATCCGCCACGCCGCTATCAAGTGCCCGAAGGACTGCTCCGCGAGGGTGATAACGTCATCACCGTGCGTTTCATCAACAAAAGTGGAATGCCCCATTTCATCAAGGAGAAACCATATAAGTTTGTGTTTGGCAAAGGGGATGAGCAGCCTATTGGCGAAAAGTGGCTCTTGTGTGAAGGTGCTGAGATGCCCCGCGCTATCGGCATGGGTGTCAGTCTGCAGAACCAGCCCTCTACGCTCTTTAATGGCATGATACATCCTTTGGCTCCTTTTGCCGTAGCTGGTGTGGTGTGGTATCAGGGCGAGTCAAACACGGGTATGCACCAGGCTGTGGAGTATGCACCTATGCTGCGATTGCTGATGGCTAACTGGCGTCAGGCCTTCGAGCGCCCGCAGATGCCTTTCGTTATTGTGCAGCTGGCCAACTACATGGCATTTGTTGAACGTCCTCAGGATACGGGGTGGTCACGCGTTCGTGAGGCACAGCGCATTGTAGCTGCTGAAGATCCATATTCTGAATTAGCGCTGACTATCGATCTTGGTGAGACGGTAGATATTCATCCTTTGCGAAAGAAGGAGGTGGCAGAGCGCATTGCCCTTAACTTTGAACGGTTGGTTTATGGCAAGAAGGTGCAGTTGGCCCCGCAGGTACTGTCATCAGAGATAAAGGATGGTAAGGTCATACTGACCCTTGACCAAGCATTGATGCCAGGCTCTCTGAAGTTCTTTGAACTGGCTGATGAGAAGGGAACATTCCGCAATGTGGAAGCTACAGCCAGCGGCAATCAGATCATCATTACATCACCCATAGAGAAACCAACTGCTGTGCGCTACGCTTGGAAAGATAATCCACTGGGCGTAAATGTTTATGGCGTTCAGAACCATCTTCCCCTCTCACCGTTTGAGTGTAAACAGCCTTAG
- a CDS encoding DUF4923 family protein — protein MKKTFLFVAAAAMMMLSGCGTNGSMSQLGTAVLTDVLTGGQTGATTTANTQSAVNTVLQSVLGMTGTKVSQQGLIGTWKYNQPGCAFTSEKLLAQAGGEIVASNVKSKLQPTYQKAGISSSNTQVTFNSDGTFSAKIAGKSWSGTYKYDESTCKITMSGLLLNVNCYAKQNVNGIGLLFEGKKLLTLVQTMSALSGGNNATINTIGDVASSYDGLRVGFDMTK, from the coding sequence ATGAAAAAGACATTTTTATTCGTTGCAGCTGCAGCTATGATGATGCTTTCTGGCTGCGGTACTAATGGTTCTATGAGTCAGTTGGGTACTGCAGTGTTGACAGATGTGCTTACAGGTGGTCAGACGGGTGCTACTACGACTGCTAATACGCAGTCGGCTGTTAATACTGTGCTGCAGAGCGTTTTGGGTATGACTGGTACCAAGGTGTCTCAGCAGGGTTTGATAGGTACTTGGAAGTACAATCAGCCGGGTTGTGCTTTCACTAGTGAGAAACTGCTGGCTCAGGCTGGTGGAGAGATTGTGGCTTCTAACGTGAAGAGCAAGCTGCAGCCTACTTATCAGAAGGCGGGTATCTCATCTTCAAATACGCAGGTGACTTTTAACTCCGATGGCACATTCTCTGCAAAAATTGCGGGCAAGTCATGGAGTGGTACCTATAAGTATGATGAATCTACCTGCAAGATTACCATGTCTGGCCTGCTGCTCAATGTCAACTGCTATGCTAAGCAGAACGTGAACGGTATTGGTCTGCTCTTCGAAGGCAAGAAGTTGCTTACGTTGGTTCAGACCATGTCTGCGCTCAGTGGTGGTAATAATGCTACAATCAATACAATTGGCGATGTAGCTTCTAGTTATGACGGCCTGCGTGTAGGCTTTGATATGACAAAGTAA